CAGTACCAGTTAAACCCCCAAAGCCAAAAGGACAcggtccctccccaccccagtgaAGCAACACCTGAACCTCAAATGCCCTAATTACAAGTCAGTTCGCAGATAACTGGGGTTCTTCGGAGGAATTGGCTGTTCCCTGACTTTCTGAGGTAAACAATCCATCAGGATTTTTATTGATCTGGCACAGCTCCTGTCGCCTTGGTGACACCACTGTACGGTCCCCGGTAGCTCTTGTATCCACGGTAACCGGTGCTTTGCGACCTTCAGTTTGCAGCGGTCGCCCTGCAGCCGGTGCAGTGGTTGCTGGGCGACAACGGAGAGAAGGCAGACGCTTGAGGTGGGAACCAGGACCGATGTCCGGTAGGGGGACGTTCCGGGGAAGCCCACGGAAAGCGAGGTGCCTGTCCCTCCCATGTAGGTGCGCGCTCCAAGCCGCAGACCCTGCCGCCCTTCCCCTCCCTCGAGCCCATGGCGGTGGCTATGCCCCCGAATCGGGCGGGGAGCTCGGGCTGGGCCTGGCGGCCGGTGGCGCGGGATGCGCTTTTGGCTCGCGCCTTCCATTCGTGCACTGAACTGCGGGGACGGTTCTATCTGGTGGGAGGTCTCCTAGTAGGAGGAGCGAGAGAGCCCAGCAGTGATACCGTGGTCTTCGACCCGGCTGGGGGCCAGGCCGTGCGACTGGGAGCCAGAGGCAGCCCCCAGCGCAGTCACCACGACGCGGCAGCGGTGGGCGGGCGTTGGCTCTGCGTGGTGGGCGGCTGGGACGGGTCGCGCCGCCTGGCCGCAGTGACTGCGCTGGACACAGAGCGTGGAGTATGGGAGGCGTGGACAGCGACCCCTGGCGATTGCCCTCCTGCCGGCCTCAGTAGTCACACCTGCACCCGCCTCTCCGATAGAGAGCTGCGGGTGGCTGGCCGAGAGGGAGGCACCCGCACTCAGCGCCGATATGGAAGCATCTACACGTTAAGGCTGGACCCCCGCGCTCGCACCTATTGGTATGGCCCCCTTTCCCAAAACCTTTCACGCTATTTTCATCTACTCgggaaaaacaaaagctaaattCTCAGGCAACTTATCCACAAGCTTACCTTAGCACCTTCATTCCATTGGCACCTACCCTAAAACCCCCCGAACTCCCTGTACAGGagcggtccccaaccccaggctgcAGACCCAGTGCCAGTCAGTGGTCTGTTAAGGAACAGGCCAAAGAGCTCTGCCGCCACGCTTCGCCcccttctgtggaaaaattgtcttccacgaaacttgAGAACTGGGGGCCGGAAGGAGATGGGGCGGTgggcaagcaagcaaagcttcatttgtatttacagccactccccatggctcacatcaccacctgagctctggcCCCCATCcatgggaaaactgtcttccataaaatggtccctggtgccaaaaaacgTGGGGAATGCTGCTCTACAGCATTGCCCTCCCTCTCATCAGACCTACAGCACTGCCCCACACCTCCTTTCTATCCTTGGCAAGGGCAGTGGCACTTAGATTTTCCAGAAAACCCCACTCAGGCCTGAATTTCTGCATATCCACAGCTACAAGGAAGAAGGATGCCACACAGCCTCACGCTCAGGTCACTGTGCTGCCCTGCTCCCAtctcctgggccccacccaggTCATCAGCTATTGCTCTTTGGGGGTTGCAACTCAGGTGAACCAGAAGTAGCTGGGCGTTGGAGTCATGGGAAGATTAAGGTATTATCTCCTCATATCTTGCTTAGGGTAGAAGGGGGCTAAAATTGTGATGCCCAAATCCCTTCAGACAGTCCCTTCTTTCTCCCCCAAGGAGGAACCACCTGTTACCCCTCATTTGATGGAACAGCTTGCAAGGCTTGTGAGCAGTGGGCAGGGGTCCCTGAATGGACCTCATGGACTCCGGCATCACTCGTGTTCTGTGGTGGGGCCCTTTGCTGTGCTGTTTGGTGGAGAAACTCTAACCAGAGCTAGAGACACCATCTGCAATGACCTCTACATCTATGATACCCGTGAGAGCCAGACTAATGGTTGAAGGGGAAAAAGGTGGGAAGATAGGAGAATCTAAAGATTACGGAGGATGGaacagggagaaggaagaattaGTTGACAAAAGTTAAAGTACACAGAATATCAAACATTTGAAGAACCCACGAATcaagtgaagagaaaaataatgggcAAAACTTTGGTTAAGAATTCCGTgggtaaggccgggcgcggtggctcacgcctgtaatcctagcactctgggaggccgaggcaggcggattgctcgaggtcaggagttcgaaaccagcctgagcaagagcgagaccccatctctactataaataggaagaaattaattggccaagtaatacatacagaaaatattagccgggcatggtggcacatgcctgtagtcccagctactcgggaggctgaggcaggaggattgcttgagcccaggagtttgaggttgctgtgagctaggctgacgccatggcactcactctagccagggcaacagagtgagactctgtctcaaaaaaaaaaaaaaagaattccgtGGGTGACAAAGTGCTTCTGCCTCAGTAACCACCCTCTGCCCCTACCCAACAGGCAAGACTCCTCCTCTGTGGTTCCACTTTCCCTGTGCAGACCGCGGGCTGAAACGTGTGGGCCATCGTACCTGCCTTTGGAATGATCAGCTTTACCTGTTTGGGGGTTTTGGTGAGGATGGCAGGACAGCTAGTCCACAGGTGTGCATCCTGGACCTCTTTATCTAAAGAATAGTGCCAAAACACACCCACCAAGCCCCTGTTTTCTTGCAAACCCATAAAGCATTATCACCAGAGCTATCTACtttaattaaaatgcttattaaatttcAATCTTAGAGTCAACGTTtgtttctgaatctttttttgggggggagggcagTAAATATGTAGATGTCTTTATTTGCAAGGGAAGGGATAAAATATGGGTCCTACTCTGATATTGTGAGCATTAACCTGATGGAACCATAAATCATATGCTGTCTCCTGCCCCATACAATTTCCAGCCCTAATTGGGAGAAAGCTTCAGGATACAGCTAAGCATTCTGACCAAAAcatttaattaacaaaaaaatattacaatagcagagaaaataataataacaataaagagaaattagaagaagTGGGAGTCAGggtagaaaaaaatgcaaaggccTTGGTCTCTAGGAGACCAACACTCCAGCTGAGCTGGCCTTAGCCCCAGCCCCTTCTGAGTTTTCCTTGGCCGCTGGCTTCTCATCTTCCCCCATGAGACGAATGTTGTGCTTTTCCCGgaattcatttagttcttttcCCTTTGCCTGAAGCTGCTGTGTCAACGTCTCAATGATCTTCTGTATCTAGAGGGCAAGCAACAGAGATTATATAAGGATTTCAGGACTGTCTTCCCCCACCTGGAATGGACTATGATCAGGGAAAGTGAAGGAGAGATGATACTTCTACCTTTACCTTTAACCAAGTATTAATGGAGGAGCCCAGGCACTGAAATTATTCCTTTCTCAAACACAGTGGTCTATAAACCTTAATGTATATAAGAATTGCCTCatctgctgatttttaaaatgtcacttcaTGGCATTCCCAAAGGTTCTGATCCAGTAGGTCCAGGAGAGGGTCCAGGAAGCTACATTTCAAATCTGTCCATTAGGTGACTCTGATGCAGGTATCCATGGACTAAACTGTAAGAAGCCCTACTCTAACCCCTGACCCAATTTAGCCAGGTCACAGAGCCCATGCAAAGGGCATACAGTCAGCAACTCCTCCTGCCTAAGGAGCCAGACTTACCATAGCATAAAGAGCATAGGCTAACAGGCTATGTATGCTGTCTTCAACATGAGTTTCTACCTAGACTTTCCTTCACCATATTCCCTAAATCTATGGCCTCCCCATTTGTCTTATCCCTTTGTTGCCTAAAGTTTATACTCAGGGATTCTTGCTTACCTGCTCCTTGTTGTTCTCCAAAGCAGGCAGCACCTCTTTGACAGTCCGTTCCACCAGCACTCCTCCAACCATGCGGTAGCACTTCCGGGTTTCATCTACCTCCTTCAGTGTATCGATCACTAGGCTGGGGTAGGACAAGGCAGGACCTGAGAATTCAATCCTACTCTACTGCaaccctctctcttttttttgagacagtctcactctgttgcctgggctagagtgccgtggcgtcagcttagctcacagcaacctccaactcccaggctcaagcaatctttctgcctcagcctccagagtagctgggaatacaggcacacgccaccatgcccggctaatttttttttatatatttttagttggccaattaattttttctatttttagtagagacggggtcttgttcttgctcaggctgattttgaactcctgaccttgagcgatcctcccacctgggcctcccagagtgctaggactacaggcatgaccACCATGCCAGGGCCCTCTCTTACAAAATGGCCCATGCTACTGTCCTATTGTTTGCTTCTCCCTGACTTTCTCACCTGTGCTCATTCAACTCCATCTCCAGTTCAGCTGCTTTGGATGCCAGGCCCCGCTGTTCCTGCCTGAGGCGGTTGAAGCCAGCAATTACCTAAGAAGATGAGAGGGAGAACAGATGAGAGAGGGGACAGTCAAAATGGCAGAGGGTCAAGACAGTACATACGGTGGAGACTTTACAAAGATGCAATAGTGGATACCTACCTTGGAAAAAGACAACTCAAGTTtactatttctaatttaaatcttTCTGGAATTTCATTCACCAAACACTGAGAGCCTACTACATGCTAAGATCTGGGGGATATAACAGAATAGATTTGGCCTCTGGCTTCTTGTAGTTTATAATTTCGTGGGAAATAGGCACTTATAATATAGGGATGGGGTGGAGAGCTACTGGAGTACCTACAGCGGAGCTCAGACTTGCAGGTTAAAGAGGGCTATCAGGAAGAGCTTTGTAACAAGTGACTCTTGTTTGGGTCTGCCTAGTATGCTATTCACTGGGGAACTGCTCCTCCTTAACTTGGTAGGGTTCTTGTGGGACCATTGATCATAGGACCCTTTACCCAGGGCCACTGACCTATTTATGCCGAAGTTCTCTACAGGGATTTAATTTGGGGTAGAGACAAACAGATAGAGAAGGCAGTTGGAGCTAAGACACCTAGTGGTGCTGTAGAGGTGACCCTCCATTCCTATTCCTGAGTTCCCCACAGCTGCCCTAGTAATTAAACTTTGACAGTCTAGTTATTTGGcctttcttttcattgtgttAAATTCTGTGAACTACCCACTATTCttcaaaaatactcatttttaaaaaattgtaagttgGCCAGAGTCAGTTTCTATAGCCTATAAACCCTAACTGATAATGTCTTAACTGAAACCTGAGAAACCAGGGGGAG
This region of Microcebus murinus isolate Inina chromosome 2, M.murinus_Inina_mat1.0, whole genome shotgun sequence genomic DNA includes:
- the KLHDC9 gene encoding kelch domain-containing protein 9 isoform X4; translation: MSGRGTFRGSPRKARELRVAGREGGTRTQRRYGSIYTLRLDPRARTYCYKEEGCHTASRSGHCAALLPSPGPHPGHQLLLFGGCNSGEPEVAGRWSHGKIKEEPPVTPHLMEQLARLVSSGQGSLNGPHGLRHHSCSVVGPFAVLFGGETLTRARDTICNDLYIYDTRKTPPLWFHFPCADRGLKRVGHRTCLWNDQLYLFGGFGEDGRTASPQVCILDLFI
- the KLHDC9 gene encoding kelch domain-containing protein 9 isoform X3, translating into MSGRGTFRGSPRKARCLSLPCRELRVAGREGGTRTQRRYGSIYTLRLDPRARTYCYKEEGCHTASRSGHCAALLPSPGPHPGHQLLLFGGCNSGEPEVAGRWSHGKIKEEPPVTPHLMEQLARLVSSGQGSLNGPHGLRHHSCSVVGPFAVLFGGETLTRARDTICNDLYIYDTRKTPPLWFHFPCADRGLKRVGHRTCLWNDQLYLFGGFGEDGRTASPQVCILDLFI
- the KLHDC9 gene encoding kelch domain-containing protein 9 isoform X1 encodes the protein MAVAMPPNRAGSSGWAWRPVARDALLARAFHSCTELRGRFYLVGGLLVGGAREPSSDTVVFDPAGGQAVRLGARGSPQRSHHDAAAVGGRWLCVVGGWDGSRRLAAVTALDTERGVWEAWTATPGDCPPAGLSSHTCTRLSDRELRVAGREGGTRTQRRYGSIYTLRLDPRARTYCYKEEGCHTASRSGHCAALLPSPGPHPGHQLLLFGGCNSGEPEVAGRWSHGKIKEEPPVTPHLMEQLARLVSSGQGSLNGPHGLRHHSCSVVGPFAVLFGGETLTRARDTICNDLYIYDTRKTPPLWFHFPCADRGLKRVGHRTCLWNDQLYLFGGFGEDGRTASPQVCILDLFI
- the KLHDC9 gene encoding kelch domain-containing protein 9 isoform X2, producing the protein MAVAMPPNRAGSSGWAWRPVARDALLARAFHSCTELRGRFYLVGGLLVGGAREPSSDTVVFDPAGGQAVRLGARGSPQRSHHDAAAVGGRWLCVVGGWDGSRRLAAVTALDTERGVWEAWTATPGDCPPAGLSSHTCTRLSDRELRVAGREGGTRTQRRYGSIYTLRLDPRARTYCYKEEGCHTASRSGHCAALLPSPGPHPGHQLLLFGGCNSGEPEVAGRWSHGKIKEEPPVTPHLMEQLARLVSSGQGSLNGPHGLRHHSCSVVGPFAVLFGGETLTRARDTICNDLYIYDTRESQTNG
- the PFDN2 gene encoding prefoldin subunit 2, whose translation is MAENSGRAGKSSGSGAGKGAVSAEQVIAGFNRLRQEQRGLASKAAELEMELNEHSLVIDTLKEVDETRKCYRMVGGVLVERTVKEVLPALENNKEQIQKIIETLTQQLQAKGKELNEFREKHNIRLMGEDEKPAAKENSEGAGAKASSAGVLVS